The Citrus sinensis cultivar Valencia sweet orange chromosome 4, DVS_A1.0, whole genome shotgun sequence DNA segment gattttttttctttttcttttctttttcccttaaaTGAGCATCTCGGCTATCGTTTAGCGAGATATCTGACTTTGCCCACTAGATGGACGGCCAATTATGACGACACGTTTTGACCCACGTGCATGTGCTAATTGATGTTAATAGCTTACCAGCATACTGGGAACTTATCCAAACAAATTTTGGTTGTTCGATGAAACTCCATACACACAATTATCAACTTCTCATGGGGATCAATTAATGCCACATCGAGGGGGGGCTGAggtttctattttaaaatttgcgctcaccttttcaaaaaaaaaaaaaatttgcgcTTATTCCAGGTTCCGAGAACTTGGGTACTGCTAGCTATGTTACATCAATATATGTGcactattattttaacttcTCATTTATCAGAACATTGGCGATTACTttttcaacttcttattcatcCAAAATGACAGTTATCTCTGTGAGTGTGAGTTGATTTACTGCTTTAATAACCAAAAGTATATGCTAGTATTGGAcgtaaatttcatttttattggCGTGCATACTCGAGCAAAgtgagagatttttttttttttttggctatatTATCATAGTGTTGACTTAGACTCATTTAActttgattataaatattagaagattataatgtaattttaatcacttaaaaatatatataaatatatgtatgatCAAACGATaggaaattatttgaaaagattttacaatatttttgtgctgtttgtttaatttttaatggcATCTGAGGAAATAGATGTTAAACTTCGCAACATGTGTAGCAGTTCATTAAAACATCTCAACCATCTCCCCACAATAAGATGCTACCTTGGGAAGGAAACTTTTGTTCTTGATTTTTGTGATGAATAATATGGTTATTTCGAATATCGATTGATAAATTTGAGATATTCTTAGCGTACATAGTctcgataatttttttttaattgattaatattgCACGaggtaattatttataaaattggaCATTCAAGATAAATAGAACGTGATCTTATTTCGTTGTGACCATTTCCTGTTTGTTAGTTAGTCGTAGTCAAATTCTCATTACAAATGTTGATATCTCAACTAATTACTCCATTTAAAATCTTCCATAACGAAATTCTATGGACATTTATATACAGATCGAAGAATTTGACTTCCATATCTTATATTGAgccaaaaaacaataaaagtcCAATTCTATCCCTTTGAACAAATTCTACTTTCTGCAATATTCAAACAAAACTCTCCAACTTTCCTCTTAAGCAAAGCCAACAAACACTGAAGTCAACAAAATTGAAACCATCGTTTCGTCCGCATTTTGGAATTTCAAGGCACGAGCATCTCAAATTCGTCAAAACGACGGGAGTATGgccaaaagaaattataattgttgGACCACGAGGTACAGACAATTTGTTACAATCACTCTCTTGGATTTCATTGCTTGGATTCATCCGAAAAGATCAATGAATCCACAAGTGTACCATACGCTACATTTAGTAAACATCCTCGCATGCTGTGTGTCTTATTGCAGCCAGCCCTCCAAAAAACTCCTTTAAATAATCAAACAGAATAATCCAGCAGTTCCTTGACACGTGTACCAGCACATGCGTACCGCAGAACAGGTTAAGGGTTCCGTCTTAACTCTTAATCTGACGaccaaaatgttaaaataaaggaTTAGACTTGGCCAGGATTACTGACGCTGAAACTGACAGCGTCTGACGCACGCGCGGCATAATTTGTTGCATCTTGGACTATTGGGAATCGATTgggttatttttgttgtttaccGCGCGTTTTGGGGGTTTTGGCGTTTTGGCTGTGGGATGAAAGCGTTTTTAAACCGTTgattgggggggggggggaaaacTACAGAAACATTCCCGTGAAAAGCGGATCTGGGTGGCGGGTAATAATTGGAGAAGAGTAGGGTCAGTTAAAATTGGTGGTGAAAGACATGACCACGTGGAAGGGTGGTGAAGccacattattttaatcacaCTGTAGAGCGGAATTCCGAATTCCTACCTCCGTACTCCTGTAGGGGGACATCCGCTTCCAATGAAATCAGCTTACCTCCACTCTGACGAAAATaccctttatttatttttatcattgtaTTTACAAATGGATTTTGTTAATCAGTATCTACAAGCCATTTAGTCATTATGCTAAGtgctaattaataatttcaattttttttagtaatagatatattaatatatatgggGAGAGTTCTCTTACCCTAAAATTttgagctaaaaaaaaaaaaattaaatctttatcTATTGGATCCACTCAATCAAATAGTGAGATGAGTGGAGACaaaaatattactttttaacttcaaaattttcttattggatttagtggatctaatagatgaaaaattaagccatttttttaagttgaagGAACCTACCCtatatttttgtgtgtgtgcgcgtgCGCGCgtataaatcatttttaagtaCAAGCACAcaccttattttttaatgtggaCACGCTCTTAAGTCGTGTGAtttaataaacttattttttaatgaactaTAAAGTCGTGTAGGTTACTAAACattagtgtgtgtgtgtgtgtgtgtgtataaatcatttttaagtgGAGGGACGcaccttattttttaatgtgaacACGCTCTTAAGTCGTGGGGTTTAATAgacttatttttcaataaactaTAAAGTCATGCGGTTTACTAAACATTAACTCTCTTAAACTGTAAGACTTAAAAGcatatttgtataaaaaaaaaaaagatggtcTCGCACTACAaaatgactatatatatataatctaacAAGAAACTATGCACTCAGTACAATTATGTAATACTTCGTTAATAATGGTAAagtttgaattaaatatataatattatgtataGTATTGAaatcaatctctctctctctcttcttcttttttttcaaggCACACTAAGCATATAATTTTACCAAGTAAaacatgaatattttattatgtattttgtTATGAGGtacgttaattttttatattatttaaaatgaatgatgccaaacaaaatatattttctgaatGTAACTAAATTAACGTTTGTTTGTAAatgtatattattaatttaatacatGCGATCAATTAgtatattcaaataaaatcaatagtattttcaatttcataacatttggtaaatataaaagtttgaCTATAATACCACTTAGGACCATTTTGAGATTGCAGTAGCCGATGAAATAAATTGCTTATGttttgcaaataaaataagttattttattaaaacaataactttgtatttggtaaatttgattatCGTAGTAATTGTGAGTTTGAAAATTAGTATACAAGTGTCtggtaatttttattacaaaaatgttattttattatataatgattaaaatatacataagTTTAACATTTgttgtcttttatttatatataaatatttatgaaaaaaacacataattatatttttattaaaatgttacaattataataagaattttataaaagtatAGTAACTTATCTGATAACTTGTCTTTTACCTATTTTTAGAAActatagttaaaataaaaaaacatattttaaaaaatttatcaaatattatttttttcaaaacttataaattaagcagtttatgtatatttaatctcaattccaaatgGGATCtcatttaatgttaaaatgatattttactttgtattatatttattgaaatggTTTCAAGCTCAGAGGTGTGAAACTGATGAAagcaaattttcattttcaacttATGagggggtaaaaaaaaaaacttttgaaaGGACGCTTCGGTCATTGTACTAAATTTATGACAGATCTGTCATCTGTGTACCGACAATCGAGGAGGTCGGCAACTGTCGGCCGGTGGACTGGGGAGACATTAGCGGCGAAAATTCCAAgcctttcaaattcaaaaacatcAATTTGTTCTCCAATAATCAATAACTAACctattaactaattaatcattcttctcaaacaaaaaaaaaactaattaatcatTAAAGAATAACGCACTCCCACTCACTGTTTATCTATTTACTTTATTTCCCCActcaaaacaaattatatatatatatatatatatataaactattTCCTTTACTCCTTTCTATTTACACCTTCACTCAATAATACCGAACCGAACATCAACTCAACTCTCATCTGTCCATCCTCTCAGTCTCGCCAAAATATCTCTCTTTGAAGTTTAAAACTTCTAAATTTGAAGCAAAAGAACCTAAATCTAATTCACGGATCGTATTATCCCAAAGTCCCTGTTTGGCTCCTCAAGTTTCTGTAAATGCTTTTTTATGAAGCCTCCTTGGCTCATACCGATTTTCCCGGTACGTTTTGGCTCAAAAcctcagtttttttttttccactttaaagtaaatgaataaatttccTTCCgtatttcctttatttttgaTATATCTATTTTTCGGGGATTTTCAGTTTTACGTTGGCAATTCGCGTTGGCAACGTgccttatttgtttttatagttACCTATAAATTCGGCGACTCGCGTTTTATTCTGTTTTTGCGAGTGTCGATTAGCTGATAGAGATTTTTGTGTCTGGTCTCGGTTAAGATTTCATCCCGGGGGTCATTTTCGAGAAatcattttccttattttctttGGGTTGTAagatgcttttttttttttaatgaaaatatcattttccgAATCACGAATACCTGCTGCTTGATAAAATGTCTAAATCAGAtttaatgcttttatttttgcataGTTCTTAATTTTTTGCTTCTTGTATAACGCTAGTACTATAtcgtttttaaattttgtattcttatattttaattatgtccaGATCAACTTTGATCATGAGAATTGTGAAATGAAATCGTACTTTGTAATTCTTTTTCGAAATTCCCTGTTTGGTTTCCAAGAAAATTGGAAACTGGGAAACTAcatcatcaatcaatcaagCCAAAAGCAATTCGTTAGCGTagctgagttggctttctattAAAAATCGAAAATTCATCCAGACGAAATTTTATACGAGACTCGGTTTATTGGCTTGCTATTTTCAGTCATTGCAAAAGAAAGTAGAAACCGGGGCTTGTTTGGACAAGTATAGGTCTGCTTGAGATATTCAAAACATTTTCCTTTGTCAGTTGGTGATTATGATTTCTTCTACTTTATCATTTCAGACGATATAGATTTGCAATTTGGTTTTCCACTGTGAACGGGGATTATGGATATTGCCGAAGTCGAAGAAAATCTGTTTGCGGCTAGTGATGCCAAGGTATGAACTGTTTATACcaattgattgaatttgaatggtGCATTTGgcaattttgttgaattttttcacTGGATTTTGGATAGCTtattgtttatcttattaaatagtactattttacttttcattgaCAAGGGGGCATTTTTGTTTACATGTTTGGTAGTTGTGTCTTTATGCATTAATGCATTATGTATGCCCATTTCAGATCAAATGTTTTATCCCTAGTTGACAAAGACTCTCTAGATTTTTAtgctaatttgattttaaatgagGGTGTTATAGTACAATATACGGTTACATTTATCAAATTGGTCTTTCAAACATTAGTTTCATGTCATTACTGAATATCAATTCTAATGCAGTTACATGGAGACATGTGCAAGAAACTCTCTGCACTTTACTGCAAAATATTGTCTGTTTTTCCTTCCTTGGAAGCGTCACGGCCTAGGAGCAAATCTGGCATTCAGGCGTTATGTTCATTACACATAGCACTTGAGAAGGCCAAGAATATTCTTCATCACTGCTCAGAATGTAGTAAACTTTACCTGGTATGAACATTTTGATACAATATTTAACGTTAGCCTCAATTTTTtggtcaatttttttctactaTATTTATGTCTGGCGAAGTATGAGGTTTTGGGGAGGAATGTACTAATGCTACAACTTTTATCATGTAGGCTATAACTGGGGATTCTgtgcttttaaaatttgaaaaagcaCGCAGTGCTCTTGCTGAGAGTCTTAGGCGAGTTGAGGATATTGTTCCTCAATCGATTGGATGTCAGGTAAACTTTTTTCCAGTTCAATTTTGTGTCCGGCATTGAACAAAACTTCTCGTGTTATTGCAACAGGTAGTTAAATCAGAgataaaaaatgtgaaatgGAAATTTAGGTGTGTGGAATTGTTTTGTAAGTTTGTCTAAGCTGATTGGTGTTGCTTTTGTGCTTGGTGGttttctaaataattaattcttttttactaTCTGCCAGTGGGTTGCCATGCTTTACAGTGAAGTTCTCTCTTTATGTAATGGgtgtttcttcttcaatttgatATTATAGTTTCTAATGAATTGGTTACCAAATGCCATACTTGCTTTTCTTGCTGTTTagtgatttttaattattttttttatcggAACACTTTCAGATTTTGGAGATTGTAAATGAGCTCGAGACAATTGCGTTTTCACTTGATCCTTCTGAGAAACAAGTTGGTGATGATATAATTGCATTACTCCAGCAGGGTAGAAAATTTAACGACTCTAATGACAATAATGAGCTTGAATCATTTCACCAGGCTGCTACTAGACTTGGTATCACTTCCTCCAGAGCAGCTCTTACCGAGAGAAGAGCTCTTAAAAAACTTATTGAGAGAGCTCGTGTGGAGGAAGATAAGCGGAAAGAATCCATTGTGGCCTATCTTTTACACCTCATGAGAAAATACTCCAAGTTATTTAGAAGTGAGATGATAGATGACAATGACTCACAAGGTTCAACTCCTTGTTCGCCAACTGTTCAATGTTCTTTTGAGGATGGGGTGCACAATGGCAATGAGCATGCCTTTGACCGCCAGCTATCAaaactttgttctttcaattttaggCCAAACAATAGGAGATCAGGGCAGATGCCCCTTCCGCCAGAAGAATTGAGGTGTCCGATATCATTACAGCTTATGTATGATCCAGTCATAATTGCTTCTGGACAAACATATGAAAGGATCTGCATTGAAAAATGGTTAAGTGATGGGCACAGTACCTGCCCAAAAACTCAGCAGAAGTTGCCTCATCTTTGTTTAACACCAAATTACTGTGTTAAGGGTCTCATTGCTAGCTGGTGCGAAATGAATGGAGTTTCTGTTCCCGACAGTCCTCCTGATTCTCTTGACCTTAACTATTGGAGGCTGGCTTTGTCTGAGGAGTCCAccaattcaaaatcaaatgaaattgtcCGCTCTTGCAAATTGAAAGAGATGAAGGTTGTTCCTTTGGAGGTGAGTGGAACAATTGAGGAGTCAGAATACAatgatattgaaaatatttatgcaCAGGAGGATGAGTCTGGAACCAATGTGTTTGAAAGATATCAGGATTTCCTGAATGTCCTGAATGAAGGGGAAAACTTGGGGCAAAAATGCAATATTGTAGAACAAATAAGGCTCCTGCTGAAGGATGATGAGGAGGCCAGGGTTTTCACGGGAGCAAATGGATTTGTTGTAGTGTTGTTGAGGTTCCTAGAGTCAGCTGTGTGTGAAAGGAATTCATATGCTCAAGAAATTGGGGCTATGGCTCTATTTAACCTTGCAGTCAACAATAACAGGTTTGTGCTCTTGTTCAATGTTTTCTTAAAGCACTGTATAACTGTGTTGGCTTCAGTATTGGTATTGGTTTTGATGGTATTTTAGCCATAGATATAGTCATTAGGAATTTAATACATTGAACAATGATGGGGGTTACCGTGCATAAGAATCAACAAATAGAAATTACCTTTTTGTGGAATGTTTTGTTTCTGTTCCtattcttcatttatttgtgaATCACATAGATGTtaatttcttctccttttttttaatctcaaattACAGAAACAAAGAATTGATGTTAGCTGCTGGAGTGATTCCATTGCTGGAGAAAATGATCTCGAACTCCAACTCTCATGGTGCAGCAACAGCACTATATCTGAACCTCTCATTCCTTGATGATGCCAAGCCTATCATTGGCTCAAGTCATGCTGTCCCATTTTTAGTTGAGCTTTGTAAAGGCAAAACTGAACACCAATGCAAGCTTGATGCCCTTCATGCTCTTTATAACCTGTCCACTATCCCCTCCAACATTCCAAACCTTCTTTCAGCTGGCATTATCAGTGGCCTACAATCTCTTGCTGTACCTGGTGACCCCATGTGGACGGAAAAATCATTAGcagttttgttaaatttagCTGCAAGTGCAgcaggaaaagaagaaatgaaTTCAACCCCAGGCTTAGTTTCTGGGTTGGCAACGGTGTTGGACACTGGTGAACTCATTGAGCAGGAGCAAGCTGTTTCATGTCTTTTCCTTTTGTGTAATGGGAATGAGAAATGTTGTCAAATGGTTCTACAAGAAGGGGTCATTCCTGCACTTGTGTCGATTTCAGTGAATGGGAGTACAAGAGGGAGAGACAAGGCACAGAGACTTTTGATGTTATTTCGGGAGCAGAGGCAACGGGATCATCCACCTGTTGATATCGGACAACAAGATGATGATAGTAGTGAGAAGCTGAAACCAACATATACTCCCACTCCCGACCATGCTCCAGAATCAAAGCCTCTATGTAAATCTATATCAAGAAGAAAGATGGGAAAAGCTTTTAGCTTCTTGTGGAAGAGCAAGAGCTATTCAGTTTCCCAGTATTAAAATAGGCGCCCTtagctttgtaaattttcccTGTATCTTCTTTTCTATTTCCTTTTCTGTCCTGCTACCGCGggcataatttatttcttgttaCTCGTAGAGAAGAGATGTACAGCCCTTGTAATCAATGGATTTTGGTCTAGTTTCCTTATCTTCAACTTCTGGGTAGGAGGACATATACATTATACTCACGATTGATGATCTGAATATCTGATGCCCTAAACTTCGCCTCTCTATGCAAGTTGGTTGTCTCTGCAGTGAAAGTTGACACCgttaaaagagataaaaaaaaaaaggccggCGGGCTTTAACAAGCCCGTCTAGCTCAGTTAGTAGCTTGTGGTCGACGGTTCGAGCCCCACGGTGGGCGTTCGGTTTTTGACTCTTGATAAGAGAGATCCGCTTCCCCGGCGAAGGTAATGGGAAAAACAGATCTCTTACTCCCGGAGTATGCCCATGTGCTCTCGTTCGGTTATGGGTTTCAAATTTGGACAAATGGATAAACATTATACCGAGACAAACATTGAGGTTTTTTATTACTGTATTAAAAGGTTGGCTCATCATTTAAAATCACACCATATCCATTACATGATGAATAATTAGGATTCAATAAGTCTGCAAGCACATGATAAAACTTCAGGCAGGCAAGTGGCTGCCAGGTTGGTTGTCTCTCCGCACGAGTCACGACCACGCTATCGGACATGTTTGGCTTATAGACCTTTTCGATTCCGTTTCGTATTGCTTCTCCTCTTCTTCGCCTTTCTGACAAACTCGCCAATCTTCTCATCGCCTTCAGCTTCCCTACTTGCCTTCTGTTTGTTACCAACTTCAGCAACTTCCGTCTTCTTCCTCTTGAGAAACTCCACTAATCCTTCAAGAGCAACCTCAGCAACTTCACTTTTCATGAGCTCTTACGCTATCTTTGCCGGCGTTACCTCCACTTTCGTTAACAGTTCATCGATTTCAGGAAACAGGTTGTGATCATTGATGCCCAAGTAGTTAGAAACGAGAATCCTGATCCCACTTGGATTGCAATAAGACATGTGAATGTGCATGTCCATTCTGCCTGGCCTTAGCAATGCAGGGGCTAGCCTGTTTTTGTGATTGGTTGTGAAGACAATAATTCTCTCGTCACCACAGCTTGACCATAATCCATCAATGAAATTAAGCAAGCCAGATAAAGTTAACTGTCAAAATACATCAAAAGATAATTGTAATTAGAGCAAGGATACTGGGGGCTTCATTCAAGAATTAGCTAGCAAACTCACCTTGCTGTACTCACTCTGCTCCACACATTCTCCATTTTGTCTATCTTGCAACTTAACACTGCAATCAATATCCTCAATCACAAGTATTGAACGGTTTGAAGTGGACACTAACCGTCTTCTTAGCTCTGAGTTGCAGTAAACGCTTGTAAGCTCCATATCATAGATGTTGAATTTCAAGTAGTTGGCCATGGCAGCAATCAAGCTTGACTTTCCGGTACCAGGAGGGCCAAACAACAAGTACCCACGTTTCCAAACCTTTCCAACTCTTCTGTAAAAGTTCCTTCTCTTCACAAATCTGTCCAAGTCATCTATCGAGGCCTGCTTCATGGACGGGTCCAT contains these protein-coding regions:
- the LOC102620445 gene encoding U-box domain-containing protein 6-like, whose protein sequence is MDIAEVEENLFAASDAKLHGDMCKKLSALYCKILSVFPSLEASRPRSKSGIQALCSLHIALEKAKNILHHCSECSKLYLAITGDSVLLKFEKARSALAESLRRVEDIVPQSIGCQILEIVNELETIAFSLDPSEKQVGDDIIALLQQGRKFNDSNDNNELESFHQAATRLGITSSRAALTERRALKKLIERARVEEDKRKESIVAYLLHLMRKYSKLFRSEMIDDNDSQGSTPCSPTVQCSFEDGVHNGNEHAFDRQLSKLCSFNFRPNNRRSGQMPLPPEELRCPISLQLMYDPVIIASGQTYERICIEKWLSDGHSTCPKTQQKLPHLCLTPNYCVKGLIASWCEMNGVSVPDSPPDSLDLNYWRLALSEESTNSKSNEIVRSCKLKEMKVVPLEVSGTIEESEYNDIENIYAQEDESGTNVFERYQDFLNVLNEGENLGQKCNIVEQIRLLLKDDEEARVFTGANGFVVVLLRFLESAVCERNSYAQEIGAMALFNLAVNNNRNKELMLAAGVIPLLEKMISNSNSHGAATALYLNLSFLDDAKPIIGSSHAVPFLVELCKGKTEHQCKLDALHALYNLSTIPSNIPNLLSAGIISGLQSLAVPGDPMWTEKSLAVLLNLAASAAGKEEMNSTPGLVSGLATVLDTGELIEQEQAVSCLFLLCNGNEKCCQMVLQEGVIPALVSISVNGSTRGRDKAQRLLMLFREQRQRDHPPVDIGQQDDDSSEKLKPTYTPTPDHAPESKPLCKSISRRKMGKAFSFLWKSKSYSVSQY